DNA sequence from the bacterium genome:
TGTGGATGAAAGGGACTCTCCACGAAGTATATGGGTAAATGGTCGTGGCAACTTCCAGGCAGCCGGTGGCGGATGAGACAACCACGTTTTTTCCTGCTGCCAGAAGGATCTGCCGGACAACGATCGATGCTCCGCAGCCGGCACACAGGCGATGCCCTCCGGCCAGAAGCTCTTCTCTTTGGGATAATTCTTTTAAAGTGGCCATTTTTCTCCTCGATATTTCCTAACAAGTCCTGTTCCCGGACAGCGGGCTCTATTCCCGGACCGTGAGATAGGTGATAAGTTCCTTGACCTTTCCGGTTTGCCTGATTTCCTGAAGATCCCGGATGACCTGCTCGATATGGGCGATTCCAAGGTCCCGCCCCCCAAGGCCATAGATATAATTGATCACCGCCGGCCGGGGAGAAAGGTCGTACAGGGCGGAGCGGACTTCGGAAAAGACCGGGCCTCCGGCAGCGCCAAAGGAATCACAGCGGTCCATAACTGCCAGGGCTTTAACCTGTCCAAGTGCCGCCTGCAGCTCTTCCATGGGGAATGGACGAAAGAGTCGAAGCTTGATCAGCCCCACCTTGACTCCCCGCTCACGCGCCTCATCTACCACGAACCGGGCGGTTCCGGCTGAAGAGCCGAGGGTGAGGATGGCGATCTCGGCGTCCTCCAGGCGATAGGTTTCAAAAAAGCCGTATTTTCTTCCGCTTACAGCGGCAAAATCCTGAGCCACTTTCAGGATCACCGGCTTGGCAAGTTTCATGGCTTCGGCCTGCTGGCGTTTGTGCTCGGAATAGTAATCCTGAAGGTCCAGTGGTCCGAACGTGACCGGTTGTTTTATATTTAACAGAGGATAGAGGGGGATATACTCCCCGATAAAATCCTTGACCTGCTGATCAGATAAAAGCTCAAGATTTTCAATCGAATGGCTGATGATAAAACCATCCATGCCGACCATTACCGGAAGCCGTACATCCCTGTTCTGGCCGATGACGACGGCCTGAATGAGGTTGTCGTATGCTTCCTGGGCATTTTCCGAATAAAACTGAATCCACCCGGAATCCCTGGCTCCCATGCCGTCACTGTGGTCTCCATGGATATTGATGGGCGCGCTCAGTGCCCGGTTGACCACCATCATGACGATCGGCAGGCGATTGCCGGAGGCGATATAGAGCATTTCCCACATCAGGGCAAGACCATTGGCTGAAGTTGCGGTCATGACCCGTCCGCCTGCTGCGGCAGCCCCGATGCAGGCGCTCATGGCACTATGTTCACTCTCTACCGTCACCAGTTCCGTATCCACTTTCCCGTCGGCAACGAACGAGGCAAACTGCTGCATCACCTCGGTTGAAGGCGTAATCGGATAGGCGGCACAGACATCCGGATTGATTTGCCTCATGGCGTTGGCCACGGCGATATTGCCGGTCATAGCTACCGGTTTCCCCATTTTGTTTAAACCCCCTTCCTTATCATGTGCGCTTTTTGATCCTTATTAGAGTTTGGCTTCCTCAACCATCTGAATCGCGTTGGCCGGACATTCATGGGCACAGACTCCACACCCCTTGCAATAGCGAAGATCAATCCCCTTGATCTTTTCATTTTCGACCGCAATAGCTGAATCCGGGCAGTAAATCCAGCAGAACAGGCAGTTTTTGCAGGACTCCCTGTCCATGACCGGACGAAAAGTCCGCCAGCCCCCGGTTTCATACCGGGCCGAATTTCCCGCTTCAAGGATCATTCCACCGATAGGGATCTCCTTCCACCCCTTCAATTTGCTGGTACTCATTCGCCTTTTACCTCCTCGTAGGCCCGGGTGATGGCCTCAATGTTTTTTTTCACTATCTCGGCACTCAACTTTTTGCCTAAATTGACCTTGGTGTCTTCTATCAGATGTTCCTTGCTGATGGTGTCCGTTATTCTGGCCAGAGCGCCCAGGATGGGAGTATTGGGAATGGGTTTGCCCAGGGTCTCAAGAGCGATGCGCGTTGCATCCACGGTAAAGACCGCTCCATGAGCGATGCGGTAGGTTTCTCGCACCGTTTTGGGATCGTCCGGGGTGTTGATGATGAAGATGGCATCCTGCGGCGTCCCTTCCGTTACATCCACCGTGCCCAGTAAGGTAGCGTCAACCACGGCCACAATTTTGGGATTGGTAACCTGGCAATGAAGCGACATGGGTTTGGCCGAAACCCGGTTGTAGGCCCGCAGGGGTGCCCCCATCCGCTCCGGCCCGTACTCCGGGAATGCCTGGACGTACTTGCCTTGGCTCATAGCCGTTTCAGCAAAGATTTTGGCTGCCGTGACAGTTCCCTGCCCCCCTCTGCCATGCCAGCGCACTTCAGTTATTTCCTGCATAACTGATCCCCCTTATAGAGAAAGTTATGGTGAATGAAAATTGATCCCCCGGACGGGAGATCCTCGTGAGATTTACCATCTTCATAAACTACATCTCCAGCTTCCCTTCAAGGGCTTTCGTAACCGTGACCTCATCGGCATACTCCAGCTCGCTTCCCACAGGAAGCCCCCGGGCAATCCGGTATACCTTGACTCCCAAGGGCTTGAGGAGTCGTGAAAGATAGGTGGCGGTGGCTTCTCCTTCCGCATTCGGGTTGGTAGCCAGGATCACTTCTTTCACCGCCGCAGATTTGACCCGCTCAATCAGACTGTCGATTTTCAGGTTTTCCGGCCCGATCCCATCCAGGGGAGAAATGGCTCCCATGAGAACATGGTACATCCCCCGGTATTCTCCCGTCTTTTCAATGACCAGGATGTCTTTGGGCTCTTCCACTACACAGATGGTCTGGCCGTCACGTTTGGTATTGGTGCAGATCTCGCAGGGGTCTGTCTCGGTAATATTGCTGCAAATAGAGCAGTATCTTACCTTCTCCTTGACCTGCATGATTGCCCTGGCCAGTTTATCCGCCTCCTGGCCGGAGATCCTCAATACATAAAAAGAAAGACGCTGGGCTGTTTTTAAGCCGATGCCGGGCATCTTTTTAAATTCTTTTACCAGTTCATCCACTGCTCGAATAGACACAGCTTTTTCTTATATTCCCCCTGACAGGTTAAAATAACCCTGGGATTTTTAAATTTCCGGTGGCTTTATTGATAGCCTGGGCTACCATTTCC
Encoded proteins:
- the recR gene encoding recombination mediator RecR gives rise to the protein MSIRAVDELVKEFKKMPGIGLKTAQRLSFYVLRISGQEADKLARAIMQVKEKVRYCSICSNITETDPCEICTNTKRDGQTICVVEEPKDILVIEKTGEYRGMYHVLMGAISPLDGIGPENLKIDSLIERVKSAAVKEVILATNPNAEGEATATYLSRLLKPLGVKVYRIARGLPVGSELEYADEVTVTKALEGKLEM
- a CDS encoding 4Fe-4S binding protein yields the protein MSTSKLKGWKEIPIGGMILEAGNSARYETGGWRTFRPVMDRESCKNCLFCWIYCPDSAIAVENEKIKGIDLRYCKGCGVCAHECPANAIQMVEEAKL
- the porA gene encoding pyruvate ferredoxin oxidoreductase, whose amino-acid sequence is MGKPVAMTGNIAVANAMRQINPDVCAAYPITPSTEVMQQFASFVADGKVDTELVTVESEHSAMSACIGAAAAGGRVMTATSANGLALMWEMLYIASGNRLPIVMMVVNRALSAPINIHGDHSDGMGARDSGWIQFYSENAQEAYDNLIQAVVIGQNRDVRLPVMVGMDGFIISHSIENLELLSDQQVKDFIGEYIPLYPLLNIKQPVTFGPLDLQDYYSEHKRQQAEAMKLAKPVILKVAQDFAAVSGRKYGFFETYRLEDAEIAILTLGSSAGTARFVVDEARERGVKVGLIKLRLFRPFPMEELQAALGQVKALAVMDRCDSFGAAGGPVFSEVRSALYDLSPRPAVINYIYGLGGRDLGIAHIEQVIRDLQEIRQTGKVKELITYLTVRE
- a CDS encoding 2-oxoacid:acceptor oxidoreductase family protein, with protein sequence MQEITEVRWHGRGGQGTVTAAKIFAETAMSQGKYVQAFPEYGPERMGAPLRAYNRVSAKPMSLHCQVTNPKIVAVVDATLLGTVDVTEGTPQDAIFIINTPDDPKTVRETYRIAHGAVFTVDATRIALETLGKPIPNTPILGALARITDTISKEHLIEDTKVNLGKKLSAEIVKKNIEAITRAYEEVKGE